The segment ATTTCCACAAATTGATCAAGCAAATCTACAATACTATTCCATGCCTGGTCATGCTCGCCTGCTTTAACAAGCTCCCCCTTCTCTTCCAGCTCGACCTTCCATAAATCCATTTTCTCCGGAACCTCAAGCTCTTCTAAATAAAGATATAATGCTTCACACTTCGCTCTTCCTGTCTTGGCCCTCTTTAGCCTGTTTGCCAGCCGCATTATTGGCGCAGCCAAGGAGAGACGAAGTTCATTCAGCTCCTGCTCCATCTGCTTTTCACTGTCTGTCTGAACGCCTTGATCCCATTCAAGCCCTTGGAATCTCCTGTATTTCCAGCGCTCTTTTCTTGTCCACTTATCTCCTTTTATGCCGTATGCCAAGCAATAGTTTTCCAGCTTATCTACCTTTTCTCTTATATTGCTCTTACGCATATGCAATGGAAACAGCAGCTCTGTCTTAACCGCCCTAAACACAGGCTCATACCGCCAGTTTGTTTCAATAATTTCCAATGTAGAGCGAATTAACTCAACAAGGGGATGAAAATGCATCGTTCTTTTCTGGTCAATAAAAAAAGGAATTTCATAATCTGCAAAAATAGTTTCTATGATATTTTGATATTCACCCGTATTACGGGATAAAAGGCTGATGTCACGATAGCGGTAGCCCTGCTGTCGAATAAGCTTCTTGATTTCCCGAGCAACACCCTCAATTTCTGCTCGTGGATTGACACTTTCAGCAAAACGCACAGCAGAATCTCCTGAATAAGGAACTGCCGGTCTGCTGTCAAAATGCGCTTCAATATGTTTAAGGGATTCGTGCATATCCCTGTGTATCTCACCAAAAATCTCCTCTTCCACTTCAACGCCCAATTGTCTTGCAAATGAGTAAATGGTTGCGTAGGTTTCCTTTGACATTCTGAAGAGATCTAACTCATTTGCAAAACTGTTTCTTTCAGGCTCGTCCACTGTAAAGGTAATGGTTACATTCTTGCATGTCTGAATAAGCTGCTGAAGGATTAAATACTCCTGTGGCGTAAAGCTATAAAAGCCATCAATAAAGACCTCTGCCTTTTTTAAATATTCCGAGCTGCTGACCTTCTCTGCAAGCAAGCGGAAATAATCTTCTCCATCAATATATTTTCCAAGCATGTTTTCCTCAAAGCTTTGGTAAATAATCTCTAAATCATGCAGTTTGTCCAAAAGAGCTCTATCTGTATTTCCTGCTTCAGCAATACCCTGTTGTCTGCCACCGAGTTCCTCTGGTGTCACACAATATCTCCTGAATTCTGTAACCAGCTGTTCCACTTGGCCAATAAAACCATTCTTATCTGCCACCTTTTTGAATAATGACAGTTCCTCTTTCTTTTCTTCAATAATGCTGCGAATGAGCATGCTGATACCGACACTGTTTATATGCTGTCTGGAGATGCCTCCTGTTTCCTGCAATACTCTCCATGCAAGTCTTGTAAAACTGTACACTTGGGCACGGAACATGCCGCCAAGTCCTTCACTTCCTGCTAAGTTTTGATCTGACATAAATGTCATCTGATCTGGTACTAAATAGATAATAGGATTACCTTCTGGATCTGCAAACAGCTTTTCCCGAATAGAATCTATACAAAAGGCAGTCTTGCCGCTGCCTGATCGTCCAGCTAATAATCTAACAGACATAATTGCCTCCTCGAACACTTAATTTCTCTTTTTATAATATCATAGAAACAAATGTTTGCCCTACTAAAGAATACTCCTAGCACTTGCCAATATTTTCACTGAACCCTCTCTTTAATCAAAAAAAAATAGGCGCTCAAATGAGCACCTATTCTTAAAAATTAAACTGAATATCACGGAGCGGCCAGTACCGTAAGCTGACTTTTCCGACTACCTGATCAATGTTAATAAATCCAAAATGTCTGCTGTCCCAGCTGCCTAAACGATTATCTCCAAGAACAAACAGCTTTCCTTGTGGCACTGTTTCTTCTCCTGTGATTTCTTCAAGAGTAAAGTCGCCTGTCAGCTTTCCAGCACTCACTTGACTTCGGTAAGCATCCAAAAAATTCTCTTCATATTTTTCCCCATTAATATAAAGATGATCATCCTTATATTCCACCTTATCCCCTGGAATACCTATCACCCTTTTAACATAGTCCTCTTTATCATTCGCATGGAAAACGATCACATCAAAATGATGGAAATCACTGACTTTATAACCGATTTTATTGACAACTAGTTTATCCCCATCCTGCAAGGTAGGCATCATCGATTCGCCTTCCACCACGTAATTAGAGAAGAAGAATGCTCGAATAATGACAAAGATGACAATTCCGATAGCAAATGCTTTCAACCACTCTATGCCCTCTCTTTTTATTGCTTCTTTCAAATGCTATCTCCTCCATGCCTTGTATAAACATTAATTCCCTTGTTCTCTTTCTTTTTCTGCAGTAACATTCATTCTGGCCTCGACCCTTTTTCCTACAAACCATAACACAAAAATCGCAATGGCAACAGGAATTGTACGAATCGGCTGTGTAATCATTGCCTGTAGATCATAACCAATAAAGCTGATAGTAATGATCATCACAAGTTTACCGGCAACAATGGCGAGAAAGTACTGCTTCACCTTTATCCGCGAAAGTCCTGCTACAATATTCACTAATGCTGAAGGGGTGAATGGAAAGCACAGCAGGATAAATAAAGGTCCAAATCCATGCCTCTCTATCCATATCATTAGCTTTTGCACTTTCTTATGATTGCGAATAAAGCTTAAAAGCCTCTTTTGGCCATACTTTCTGACAAGCAAGAAGACAAGCAGTGCCCCTCCGCAAGTGCCTATCCAGGAAAACAGAAAGCCAAGCCAGAAACCAAAGGCATTCACATTTGCCAAAATGAACAGAAAAAGTGGCAAGAAGGGAACAAAAGATTCCAGCAATGGCAGTAAAATGCCTGGCAATGGACCAAATGCCCGATAGCTTTCTAATAATTGCATAATATTTTCTAGTGTAAACCATTCTTTTAATGTAGCTATATCCATAACGAAAACTCCTTGGCATATCATTTCAAGCAGGTTTATTTCTGTGGACGACTTATTGCGTTCTTGTTAGTGGGCTTTTATACCAGTTATTAGAGTTTATGCCTAAAGTCTCTCATTTATTTTGATAAAAAATCCTGGATTTCAGCCCTATTTGTTTCTATATCTACACCGAGAACGGCAGCCCCATTGACCCTCAGATCCTGATATGTACCGTCTACCGGTATTCTCAATGTTTCTACCTCTTGGTTTTTATGGCGAATTAAATCAGATCCTACATAAATTATATCCTTTGTATTCATACTCGTATTGATATAAGGCATCATGACGCCCGCCAATTTAGGCAGTTTTGCGACAGTCTGTACACCCGAAATTTGAGAGGCGAGTGCCTCGAGTGCCTTTTGCTGTCTTTGGACTCTTCCAAAGTCAGAGATAGCGTCATGTCTAAAACGCACATATCCGAGAAGCTGCTTCCCGTTCAGCTTTTGCAACCCTGGCTCCAATGTAACCCCAATGTTTTTAGACATTTTCTTCTCCACATCTATCTCAACACCATCTGGAAATGCCTCATCAATAAGTGCCTCAAACCCTTGGAAATTAACAATGGCATAGTATTGGAGATCAACATCAAAGTTTTCCTTAATAGTTTGTCTCAACAGCTCTGGTCCACCTCTTGTAAAAGCGGTGTTTATTCTGTCTTTTCCATATCCCGGTATATCAACATACATATCCCTCATTAAGGAGATTAGCTTATAGGTGCCTTTTTCTGGATGAAACTGGGCTACCATGATGGTATCTGTACGTGATTGCTTGTCTCCTTCTCTGGCGTCACTACCTAGGAGCAGGACATTTGTGCCGCCATACTGATCCTTTTCCCCGTTAAACTCATATTCAACCTTTTCGATTGCACCATTCTCCAGTGCCTTATTCTTCCCTGCGTTATACTGAACAAATATGTATACAGCCGCAAATATTACTAACAAGACAAGAAACAAAAAAAAGACTCGGCCTTTTCGTAACTTTCTTTTTTTCTTCCTTGTTTGTCTATATTCTGATCTCTCCATCCCTTATTGTTTCCTTTCTTTCTTCATTCTTATATCTATTTAACGTTAAATTATCAACAAAAGTTTCTTCTTCAAATTGTTGCCTTTAAAAGTAATAAATAACCCTTTTCATTAACAGTCAGAAATTTTTCTGTGTTTTTAGGTATTATCTATTATCTTATCAGATAAATAGATATGCAAACATTTAATTTCCATATTTTTTATTTACATTTCAGTAATATTAAAATAATATACGACTAT is part of the Niallia taxi genome and harbors:
- the lepB gene encoding signal peptidase I, whose translation is MKEAIKREGIEWLKAFAIGIVIFVIIRAFFFSNYVVEGESMMPTLQDGDKLVVNKIGYKVSDFHHFDVIVFHANDKEDYVKRVIGIPGDKVEYKDDHLYINGEKYEENFLDAYRSQVSAGKLTGDFTLEEITGEETVPQGKLFVLGDNRLGSWDSRHFGFINIDQVVGKVSLRYWPLRDIQFNF
- a CDS encoding LCP family protein encodes the protein MERSEYRQTRKKKRKLRKGRVFFLFLVLLVIFAAVYIFVQYNAGKNKALENGAIEKVEYEFNGEKDQYGGTNVLLLGSDAREGDKQSRTDTIMVAQFHPEKGTYKLISLMRDMYVDIPGYGKDRINTAFTRGGPELLRQTIKENFDVDLQYYAIVNFQGFEALIDEAFPDGVEIDVEKKMSKNIGVTLEPGLQKLNGKQLLGYVRFRHDAISDFGRVQRQQKALEALASQISGVQTVAKLPKLAGVMMPYINTSMNTKDIIYVGSDLIRHKNQEVETLRIPVDGTYQDLRVNGAAVLGVDIETNRAEIQDFLSK
- a CDS encoding TVP38/TMEM64 family protein; amino-acid sequence: MDIATLKEWFTLENIMQLLESYRAFGPLPGILLPLLESFVPFLPLFLFILANVNAFGFWLGFLFSWIGTCGGALLVFLLVRKYGQKRLLSFIRNHKKVQKLMIWIERHGFGPLFILLCFPFTPSALVNIVAGLSRIKVKQYFLAIVAGKLVMIITISFIGYDLQAMITQPIRTIPVAIAIFVLWFVGKRVEARMNVTAEKEREQGN